A single genomic interval of Hydractinia symbiolongicarpus strain clone_291-10 chromosome 8, HSymV2.1, whole genome shotgun sequence harbors:
- the LOC130655349 gene encoding uncharacterized protein LOC130655349, with protein MVGANILFFIFVHATSGSVLHKNGQDGNKEISKDQFVKMFVKTNKLLTDQDYHQLQSNPNLPLQCAKSKASIGGMFARDQNGKLALLFYVNRISAAGCWGYYLHLQEGSKIQQEYFNFHNVDKDFQKVAYLQLSTSYNFTVIPLPNGPPKHLVFTSPSPCVFDLIYEITMEMRISNIFDGCNLPGFVEKRAMAEKICKAYPSNKKMQIQVVRHELQNTNCMLNWKKI; from the exons ATGGTTGGagcaaatatattatttttcatattcGTGCATGCAACATCTGGATCTGTTCTG cataaaaatggACAAGATGGCAACAAAG aaATTTCGAAGGATCAATTTGTCAAAATGTTTGTGAAAACAA ATAAACTGTTGACAGATCAAGATTATCATCAACTACAGAGCAATCCAAACTTACCTTTACAATGTGCAAAAAGTAAAGCATCAATTGGAGGAATGTTTGCGAGAGATCAGAATGGAAAATTAGCTCTTCTGTTTTATGTTAATAGAATCTCAGCAGCAG GTTGTTGGGGATATTATTTGCATCTTCAGGAAGGATCAAAAATCCAACAAGAATACTTTAATTTCCACAATGTT GACAAAGACTTTCAAAAAGTTGCTTACCTTCAGCTTTCCACTTCGTATAACTTCACGGTGATACCGTTACCCAATGGTCCACCAAAACATTTAGTTTTCACATCACCAA GTCCATGTGTGTTTGATTTGATATATGAAATAACTATGG aaatgagAATTTCGAATATCTTCGATGGATGTAATTTAccag GATTTGTTGAGAAGAGAGCTATGGCTGAAAAAATATGTAAGGCGTATCCTAGCAACAAAAAGATGCAAATTCAAGTTGTCAGACATGAGTTACAAAATACAAACTGCATGTTAAATTGGAAGAAGATTTAG
- the LOC130655338 gene encoding uncharacterized protein LOC130655338, giving the protein MAMLFLSVTATILSTTAGKLCSGLYVIFEKKRQREHELLQEDNYTEFTELITCAEPYEEFLDVDLRPKNIYWFYKCALTTIAIVLTSLLIILVCFIFTPSISPCVNYMSYGKSTVILRFIYDCLAGVLLQMWFSVQASFLLSIRQVWKMNIMQNHLLASMVDVGYRCYLLVRGKYPCRNGHCYVLSAVWLINSCVSATIITIKCQNGWRNRIKLFFVISSQHLFSFALICIINEIVIPFFAGLPGRQQIFFTVAVMTPCFIARLISRAASQSKNVPFYPSKLYLLSASIDILVKLEYRFLQAYIRRPETYILMSLIQSFLAFFERISILLTNYILMLFIKKYFKGQQVNLSSPVSRRIMADLIIIGFVSEIVTAILPPTFIYFIFRVRQIRIQVGANDVIYSHEDHFIDYCTRAGSTLAITFVFLLASIYIVSRYVNLPVVILWKKTWKEKSLFTFCTIAGGVLYGAQNLITKPFYEMKNLEYNSTQPIFICNSSYHIFW; this is encoded by the coding sequence ATGGCAATGCTTTTCTTAAGCGTGACTGCGACGATATTAAGCACAACGGCTGGCAAGTTATGTTCAGGATTGtacgtaatttttgaaaaaaaacgacAACGCGAACACGAATTGCTACAAGAAGATAATTACACGGAATTTACGGAATTAATCACATGTGCAGAACCATATGAGGAATTTTTGGATGTCGATCTTAgaccaaaaaatatttattggttTTATAAATGCGCGTTAACAACTATCGCTATTGTATTAACATCATTATTGATTATTCTAGTGTGTTTTATTTTCACTCCTTCCATATCTCCCTGCGTGAACTACATGAGTTATGGAAAAAGTACTGTAATCCTACGATTTATTTATGACTGCCTAGCTGGAGTACTTCTTCAAATGTGGTTTTCAGTCCAGGCGTCATTTTTGCTGTCAATTAGACAAGTCTGGAAAATGAACATTATGCAGAATCATTTACTTGCATCCATGGTTGATGTCGGCTATCGTTGTTATTTACTCGTGCGTGGCAAATATCCGTGCAGAAATGGACATTGCTACGTTTTATCAGCGGTTTGGTTGATCAATTCCTGCGTTAGTGCAACAATAATTACAATCAAATGTCAAAATGGATGGAGAAATAGAATTAAATTGTTCTTTGTAATTTCCTCTCAACATTTGTTTTCGTTTGCACTTATATGTATTATTAATGAAATTGTGATACCGTTCTTTGCTGGACTTCCTggtcgtcaacaaatcttttttacTGTCGCAGTAATGACTCCATGTTTTATTGCAAGACTAATAAGTCGGGCTGCAAGTCAAAGCAAGAATGTACCATTTTACCCTTCAAAGCTTTATTTATTGTCGGCTTCCATCGACATTTTGGTAAAATTGGAATACCGCTTTTTGCAAGCATACATTCGTCGACCTGAAACGTATATATTAATGAGCCTTATTCAgagttttttagcttttttcgaACGTATCAGCATCTTATTGACTAATTACATATTaatgttgtttataaaaaagtattttaagggGCAACAAGTCAATCTTTCCTCTCCTGTATCAAGAAGAATTATGGCAGACCTTATTATCATTGGCTTTGTAAGTGAAATCGTAACAGCGATATTGCCCCCAacatttatttactttattttcagaGTGCGCCAAATCCGGATACAAGTTGGAGCAAATGACGTGATCTACTCTCATGAAGATCATTTTATAGATTACTGCACACGCGCTGGGTCAACACTCGCTATAACGTTTGTATTTTTGCTGGCCTCGATATACATTGTTAGCAGATACGTGAATTTACCGGTTGTAATATTGTGGAAGAAAACATGGAAAGAAAAATCTCTTTTTACGTTTTGCACAATAGCGGGAGGTGTTCTTTACGGGGCTCAAAATTTAATAACTAAACCATTTTATGAAATGAAAAATCTGGAGTATAATTCTACGCAACCCATCTTCATCTGTAATAGTTCTTATCACATATTTTGGTAA
- the LOC130655339 gene encoding metalloproteinase inhibitor 3-like: MGFVNYTFTVFLSLLSFSRLAIIVESCVCMPAHPQNAFCNSDFVIKVTITSKHQYSLVENYQQYVDMGLPPLQIAFYNITVMKIFKGQSNIQHLLREEALPKLLCTQHQTMEQIPAVYC; the protein is encoded by the exons ATGGGATTCGTAAACTACACATTTACAGTTTTTCTTTCATTGCTGTCTTTTTCTAGATTGGCGATAATAGTTGAAAGTTGCGTGTGTATGCCAGCGCATCCACAAAATGCTTTCTGCAATTCAGATTTCG tcATCAAAGTTACAATAACCTCTAAACACCAATATTCACTGGTCGAAAATTACCAACAATATGTCGATATGGGGCTCCCTCCCTTGCAGATTGCTTTTTACAACATCACTgtcatgaaaatttttaaaggacAGTCTAACATACAACATTTACTGAGAGAAGAAGCTCTACCAAAGCTGTTGTGTACACAACATCAAACGATGGAGCAAATTCCTGCAGTTTATTGCTAA
- the LOC130655337 gene encoding uncharacterized protein LOC130655337, whose translation MSFQYLCGTHDRKVKKFSNNLFSLDKLLTDQDYHQLQNNPNFPLQCAKSKASIGGMFARDQNGKLALLFYVNRISAAGCWGYYLHLQEGSKIQQEYFNFHNIDKDFQKVAYLQLSTSYNFTVIPLPNGPPKHLVFTSPSPCVFELIYEITMEVGKSNIFDGCGLPGKNFQIFFTAHQLK comes from the exons ATGTCTTTCCAATATTTGTGTGGCACTCATGatagaaaagttaaaaaattttcaaataatctATTTTCTTTAGATAAACTGTTGACAGATCAAGATTATCATCAACTACAGAACAATCCAAACTTCCCTTTACAATGTGCAAAAAGTAAAGCATCAATTGGAGGAATGTTTGCGAGAGATCAGAATGGAAAATTAGCTCTTCTGTTTTATGTTAATAGAATTTCAGCAGCAG GTTGTTGGGGATATTATTTGCATCTTCAGGAAGGATCAAAAATTCAACAAGAATACTTTAATTTCCACAATATT GACAAAGACTTTCAAAAAGTTGCTTACCTTCAACTTTCCACTTCGTATAACTTCACTGTGATACCGTTACCCAATGGTCCACCAAAACATTTAGTTTTCACATCACCAA gtccATGTGTATTTGAATTGATATATGAAATAACAATGG aAGTGGGAAAATCGAATATTTTTGATGGCTGTGGCTTACcaggtaaaaattttcaaatattttttacagcACATCAGCTAAAGTAA